One genomic segment of Hydra vulgaris chromosome 14, alternate assembly HydraT2T_AEP includes these proteins:
- the LOC136091120 gene encoding E3 SUMO-protein ligase ZBED1-like gives MNPLAGILHTIWWNVSWSSSRLSVLSWLAEDRKKWHLMPKDSDIAVLETVKAVLKPLSPFTDALSGEKHTTLSSVLPLLWKIFECLSHEQSDSALAQEMKEEIHEYLQHRYDDLQLRFLLNTATCLDPRFKNSFVSLKDDVKQSLLDEVKKMGNEKEGIASRVSRALSSKEVRPSKKSKNDLKLLLSTIQGEKKEKGEPASSSHAPLSASGEINGEFLVYDQMPEVSAEDDPLIWWKTNMGTLPQLSEFARKYLCIAASSCSSVRVFSTAGYIVSPRRSRLRNMLIC, from the coding sequence ATGAACCCACTCGCTGGAATTCTTCATACGATATGGTGGAACGTTTCTTGGAGCAGCAGCAGGTTGTCTGTACTGTCCTGGCTAGCTGAAGACAGGAAAAAATGGCATCTGATGCCAAAAGACTCAGATATTGCAGTTTTAGAAACCGTTAAAGCAGTTCTTAAGCCACTCAGTCCTTTTACTGATGCACTTAGCGGGGAAAAACATACCACCCTGTCTTCAGTCTTGCCGTTACTCTGGAAGATATTTGAGTGTCTAAGTCATGAACAAAGTGACTCTGCATTAGCCCAAGAGATGAAGGAAGAGATACACGAGTATCTTCAGCATCGCTATGATGACCTGCAGCTACGATTTCTTTTGAACACTGCAACCTGCCTTGATCCACGATTTAAGAATAGCTTTGTCTCTCTAAAGGATGATGTGAAGCAAAGTCTCCTGGATGAGGTGAAAAAAATGGGCAATGAAAAAGAAGGAATTGCATCTCGGGTGTCTAGAGCATTGTCAAGTAAAGAAGTCAGGCCatcaaaaaaatccaaaaatgacCTAAAGTTACTGCTTTCCACCATACAAGgggaaaagaaagaaaaaggagAGCCAGCATCCTCAAGTCATGCACCTCTTTCTGCAAGTGGCGAGATAAATGGTGAATTCTTGGTGTACGATCAGATGCCTGAGGTCAGTGCTGAGGATGATCCACTTATCTGGTGGAAAACAAATATGGGTACTCTACCTCAACTATCAGAGTTTGCCAGGAAGTACCTTTGCATTGCTGCATCTAGCTGTTCATCTGTAAGAGTGTTCAGTACTGCAGGGTACATTGTTAGCCCAAGACGCTCAAGACTCAGGAACATGTTGATATGTTAG